A section of the Streptomyces sp. CG1 genome encodes:
- a CDS encoding HAD family hydrolase — translation MLGGVENHSLPRAAAFFDLDKTVIAKSSTLTFSKSFYQGGLINRRAALRTAYAQFVFLVGGLDHDQMERMREYLSDLCRGWNVQQVREIVAETLHDLIDPIIYDEAASLIEEHHAAGRDVVIVSTSGAEVVEPVGELLGADRVVATRMVVGEDGCFTGEVEYYAYGPTKAEAIRELAASEGYDLDRCYAYSDSATDLPMLQAVGHPHAVNPDRALRREAVARGWPILEFRRPVPLKKRLPAFSVPPRPALVAAAAIGAAAATAGLVWYASRRRSTA, via the coding sequence ATGCTCGGGGGCGTGGAAAACCACTCCTTGCCCCGCGCAGCAGCCTTCTTTGACCTGGACAAGACGGTCATTGCGAAGTCGAGCACACTCACCTTCAGCAAGTCCTTCTACCAAGGCGGGCTGATCAACCGCAGGGCCGCGCTGCGCACCGCATATGCCCAGTTCGTCTTCCTGGTCGGTGGCCTGGATCACGACCAGATGGAGCGCATGCGCGAGTATCTGTCCGACCTGTGCCGCGGCTGGAACGTGCAGCAGGTGCGGGAGATCGTCGCCGAGACCCTGCACGACCTGATCGACCCGATCATCTACGACGAGGCCGCCTCCCTCATCGAGGAGCACCACGCGGCCGGCCGGGACGTGGTGATCGTGTCCACCTCGGGCGCCGAGGTGGTCGAGCCGGTCGGCGAACTGCTGGGCGCGGACCGGGTGGTGGCCACGCGCATGGTCGTCGGCGAGGACGGCTGCTTCACCGGGGAGGTGGAGTACTACGCCTACGGCCCGACGAAGGCCGAGGCGATCCGGGAACTCGCCGCGTCCGAGGGCTACGACCTCGACCGTTGCTACGCCTACAGCGACTCCGCGACCGATCTGCCGATGCTCCAGGCGGTCGGGCACCCGCACGCGGTGAACCCGGACCGCGCGCTGCGCCGCGAGGCAGTCGCGCGCGGCTGGCCGATTCTGGAGTTCCGGCGCCCGGTCCCGCTCAAGAAGCGGCTGCCCGCGTTCTCCGTCCCGCCCCGGCCCGCGCTGGTCGCGGCGGCGGCCATAGGAGCGGCGGCCGCGACCGCCGGTCTCGTCTGGTACGCCAGCCGGCGCCGGAGCACCGCCTGA
- a CDS encoding alpha/beta fold hydrolase has product MTDPAPSALVRMDLPHGKKVTHRDVAANGARFHIAELGDGPLVLLLHGFPQFWWTWRHQLVALADAGYRAVAMDLRGVGGSDRTPRGYDPANLALDVTGVIRSLGEPDAALVGHDLGGYLAWTAAAMRPKLVRRLAVVSMPHPRRWRAAMLRDARQTAANSYIWGFQRPWLPERQLTADGGALVGRLIREWSGPQLPEDEAVQTYQRAMCIPSTAHCAIEPYRWLVRSLARPDGIQFNRRMKRPVRVPTLHLHGSLDPVTRTRSAAGSGEYVEAPYRWRLFDGLGHFPHEEDPTAFSTELVNWLKDPEPDR; this is encoded by the coding sequence ATGACGGACCCCGCCCCCTCGGCCTTGGTACGGATGGACCTTCCCCACGGGAAAAAGGTGACGCACAGGGACGTCGCCGCCAACGGCGCGCGCTTCCACATCGCCGAACTCGGCGACGGCCCCCTGGTGCTGCTGCTGCACGGCTTCCCGCAGTTCTGGTGGACCTGGCGGCACCAGCTGGTCGCGCTCGCGGACGCGGGCTACCGGGCGGTGGCGATGGACCTGCGGGGCGTCGGCGGCAGCGACCGCACGCCCCGTGGGTACGACCCCGCCAACCTCGCCCTCGACGTCACCGGCGTGATCCGCTCGCTCGGCGAGCCGGACGCGGCGCTGGTCGGCCACGACCTGGGCGGCTATCTGGCGTGGACGGCGGCGGCGATGCGGCCCAAGCTCGTCCGGCGCCTCGCCGTGGTGTCGATGCCGCATCCGCGGCGCTGGCGCGCGGCGATGCTGCGGGACGCCCGGCAGACGGCCGCCAACTCCTACATCTGGGGCTTCCAGCGGCCGTGGCTTCCGGAGCGTCAACTCACCGCCGACGGTGGGGCCTTGGTGGGCCGGCTGATCCGGGAGTGGTCCGGGCCGCAGCTGCCGGAGGACGAGGCGGTTCAGACGTACCAGCGGGCCATGTGCATCCCGTCGACCGCACACTGCGCGATCGAGCCGTACCGCTGGCTGGTGCGCTCGCTGGCCCGCCCGGACGGCATCCAGTTCAACCGGCGGATGAAGCGGCCGGTGCGGGTGCCGACGCTGCATCTGCACGGCTCGCTGGACCCGGTGACGCGCACGCGCAGCGCGGCCGGTTCGGGCGAGTACGTCGAAGCGCCGTACCGCTGGCGCCTGTTCGACGGCCTCGGGCACTTCCCGCACGAGGAGGACCCGACGGCGTTCTCCACGGAACTGGTCAATTGGCTGAAGGATCCCGAGCCGGATCGGTGA
- the acs gene encoding acetate--CoA ligase, whose product MSNESLANLLKEERRFAPPADLAAHANVTAEAYAQAKADRLGFWAEQARRLTWAKEPAETLDWSNPPFAKWFKDGELNVAYNCVDRHVEAGLGDRVAIHFEGEPGDSRSITYAELKDEVSKAANALLELGVRKGDRVAIYMPMIPETAIAMLASARIGAAHSVVFGGFSADALATRIQDADAKVVITSDGGYRRGKPSALKPAVDEAIGKVDNVEHVLVVRRTGQDVAWHDERDHWWDDLVERQSAEHTPEAFEAEHPLFILYTSGTTGKPKGILHTSGGYLTQAAYTHWAVFDLKPETDVYWCTADVGWVTGHSYIVYGPLANGATQVMYEGTPDTPHQGRFWEIVQKYKVSILYTAPTAIRTFMKWGDDIPAKFDLSSLRVLGSVGEPINPEAWIWYRKNIGADRTPVVDTWWQTETGAMMISPLPGVTDAKPGSAQTPLPGISATVVDDEAHEVPNGGGGYLVLTEPWPSMLRTIWGDDQRFIDTYWSRFEGKYFAGDGAKKDDDGDIWLLGRVDDVMLVSGHNISTTEVESALVSHSAVAEAAVVGAADETTGQAIVAFVILRGTAAETEGLVGELRDHVGATLGPIAKPKRILPVAELPKTRSGKIMRRLLRDVAENRQLGDVTTLTDSAVMDLIQAKLPAAPSED is encoded by the coding sequence GTGAGCAACGAGAGCCTGGCCAACCTGCTCAAGGAAGAACGCAGGTTCGCGCCGCCCGCCGACCTGGCCGCGCATGCCAATGTCACCGCGGAGGCGTATGCACAGGCCAAGGCTGACAGGCTCGGCTTCTGGGCCGAGCAGGCCCGCCGGCTGACCTGGGCCAAGGAGCCTGCCGAGACGCTGGACTGGTCGAACCCGCCGTTCGCGAAGTGGTTCAAGGACGGCGAGCTGAACGTCGCGTACAACTGCGTGGACCGGCATGTGGAGGCCGGGCTCGGGGACCGGGTCGCCATCCACTTCGAGGGTGAGCCCGGCGACAGCCGCTCGATCACCTACGCCGAGTTGAAGGACGAGGTCTCCAAGGCGGCCAACGCCCTGCTGGAGCTGGGAGTCCGCAAGGGCGACCGGGTCGCGATCTACATGCCGATGATCCCCGAGACCGCGATCGCGATGCTGGCCTCGGCCCGGATCGGTGCCGCTCACTCGGTGGTCTTCGGCGGTTTCTCGGCGGACGCGCTCGCCACCCGCATCCAGGACGCGGACGCCAAGGTCGTCATCACCTCCGACGGCGGCTACCGGCGCGGCAAGCCCTCCGCGCTCAAGCCGGCCGTGGACGAGGCGATCGGCAAGGTCGACAACGTCGAGCATGTGCTGGTGGTGCGCCGTACCGGCCAGGACGTGGCCTGGCACGACGAGCGGGACCACTGGTGGGACGACCTGGTCGAGCGTCAGTCGGCCGAGCACACCCCGGAGGCGTTCGAGGCGGAGCACCCGCTGTTCATCCTCTACACCTCCGGCACGACCGGTAAGCCGAAGGGCATCCTGCACACCTCCGGCGGCTATCTCACCCAGGCGGCGTACACCCACTGGGCGGTGTTCGACCTCAAGCCGGAGACGGACGTGTACTGGTGCACGGCCGACGTCGGCTGGGTCACCGGGCACTCGTACATCGTGTACGGCCCGCTGGCCAACGGCGCGACGCAGGTCATGTACGAGGGCACACCGGACACCCCGCACCAGGGCCGGTTCTGGGAGATCGTGCAGAAGTACAAGGTCTCGATCCTCTACACCGCGCCGACGGCGATCCGGACGTTCATGAAGTGGGGCGACGACATCCCCGCCAAGTTCGACCTCAGCAGCCTTAGGGTCCTGGGGTCGGTCGGCGAGCCGATCAACCCCGAGGCGTGGATCTGGTACCGCAAGAACATCGGCGCGGACCGGACGCCCGTCGTGGACACCTGGTGGCAGACCGAGACCGGCGCCATGATGATCTCGCCGTTGCCGGGTGTCACCGACGCCAAGCCCGGTTCCGCGCAGACCCCGCTGCCCGGCATCTCGGCGACCGTCGTCGACGACGAGGCGCACGAGGTGCCCAACGGCGGCGGTGGCTATCTGGTGCTGACCGAGCCGTGGCCGTCGATGCTGCGCACCATCTGGGGCGACGACCAGCGGTTCATCGACACCTACTGGTCCCGTTTCGAGGGCAAGTACTTCGCCGGTGACGGCGCGAAGAAGGACGACGACGGCGACATCTGGCTCCTCGGCCGGGTCGATGACGTGATGCTCGTGTCGGGCCACAACATCTCCACCACCGAGGTGGAGTCGGCGCTCGTCTCCCACTCGGCGGTCGCCGAGGCGGCCGTCGTCGGGGCCGCTGACGAGACCACCGGCCAGGCGATCGTCGCGTTCGTGATCCTGCGCGGTACGGCCGCGGAGACCGAGGGGCTCGTCGGCGAGCTGCGCGACCACGTGGGCGCCACGCTCGGCCCGATCGCCAAGCCCAAGCGGATCCTGCCGGTGGCCGAGCTGCCCAAGACCCGCTCCGGCAAGATCATGCGCCGCCTGCTGCGGGACGTGGCCGAGAACCGCCAGCTCGGTGACGTCACCACGCTGACGGACTCCGCGGTCATGGACCTCATCCAGGCCAAGCTGCCGGCGGCGCCGAGCGAGGACTGA
- a CDS encoding ATP-binding protein, whose protein sequence is MKIAFVGKGGSGKTTLSSLFIRHLAAAGAPVVAIDADINQHLGPALGLDEAEAAALPAMGERLPLIKDHLRGSNPRVRSAATMIKTTPPGAGSRLVRVREPNPVYDACARPVELDGGAVRLMVTGPFTDADLGVACYHSKTGAVELFLNHLVDGPDEYVVVDMTAGSDSFASGMFTRFDMTFLVAEPTRKGVSVYRQYKEYARDFGVALKVVGNKIQEQDDIDFLRAEVGDDLLVAFGRSDWVRAMEKGRPPRFDLLEEANARALHTLRATADATYELRDWERYTRQMVHFHLKNAEAWGNERTGADLAAQVDPGFVLSEDIGAGVTTPA, encoded by the coding sequence ATGAAAATTGCTTTCGTCGGGAAGGGCGGCAGCGGCAAGACCACCCTCTCCTCCCTCTTCATCCGCCACCTCGCCGCCGCCGGCGCCCCGGTGGTCGCCATCGACGCGGACATCAACCAGCACCTCGGTCCCGCGCTCGGCCTCGACGAGGCGGAGGCGGCCGCGCTGCCCGCCATGGGCGAACGGCTGCCCCTGATCAAGGACCATCTGCGCGGCTCCAACCCGCGCGTCCGCTCCGCCGCCACGATGATCAAGACGACCCCGCCCGGCGCGGGCTCGCGGCTGGTCCGGGTCCGGGAGCCCAATCCGGTCTACGACGCCTGCGCGCGGCCGGTGGAACTCGACGGCGGCGCCGTCCGTTTGATGGTCACGGGCCCCTTCACGGACGCCGACCTGGGGGTCGCCTGCTACCACTCCAAGACGGGAGCGGTGGAGCTGTTCCTGAACCACCTCGTCGACGGCCCCGACGAGTACGTCGTGGTCGACATGACGGCGGGTTCGGACTCCTTCGCCTCCGGCATGTTCACCCGCTTCGACATGACGTTCCTCGTCGCCGAGCCGACCCGGAAGGGGGTCTCCGTCTATCGCCAGTACAAGGAGTACGCCCGCGACTTCGGCGTAGCCCTGAAGGTCGTCGGCAACAAGATCCAGGAACAGGACGACATCGATTTCCTGCGCGCGGAGGTCGGGGACGACCTGCTCGTGGCCTTCGGCCGCTCGGACTGGGTGCGTGCCATGGAGAAGGGCCGGCCGCCCCGGTTCGACCTCCTGGAGGAGGCCAACGCCCGCGCCCTGCACACCCTGCGAGCCACCGCGGACGCCACGTACGAGCTGCGGGACTGGGAGCGCTACACCCGCCAGATGGTGCACTTCCACCTGAAGAACGCCGAGGCGTGGGGCAACGAGCGCACCGGAGCCGACCTGGCCGCACAGGTCGACCCCGGCTTCGTGCTCAGCGAAGACATCGGCGCGGGCGTGACAACTCCCGCGTGA
- a CDS encoding SulP family inorganic anion transporter → MSACAPPHPQHPHPEHPHPPHAMPPCRRPRFPVAGADLSASVAVFLIALPLSLGIALATGAPLQAGLVAAAVGGLVAGRLGGCPLQVSGPAAGLTLVTADLIHHYGWRATCGITVLAGLAQLGLGCLRVARGTLAVSPAVVHGMLAGIGITIAVAQLHIVLGGSPDSSVLANLRALPAQLARLHPAAVSMSALTLALLLAWPRLPGHPGRLLRRVPAALAAVTGATTTAALTGLTLPRVELPSWRSHALAGLPVGPALGLAAAVLTTTLVCSVQSLLGAVAVDRLVAARPGPVSLVGRSGLDRELLGQGAANIVSGALGGLPVAGVAVRSTANVNSGALSRNSTMLHGVLVVVAALLMVPILEEIPLPSLAALVMAVGIQMVSLHHIRTVTRHREVPVYAVTTLGVVVLGVLEGVLLGVAVAVAVALHRLARTRITHEEKEGVHHVRIRGQLTFLAVPRLSRVLHLVPQGAHAVVELDGSFMDHAAYESLQDWTCAHTARGGTAELSGRRGGIRTAGPPPSARCRCRCRPWTPWRTHRFCFPEAAAAPAGRDAGRELACGIGSFQRNTAPLVRAELARLAREGQRPAQLFLTCADSRLVTSMITASGPGDLFVVRNVGNLVPAPGEEHGDDSVAAAVEYAVEVLGVRSITVCGHSGCGAMQALLTASGAGGTTALRRWLRHGLPSLARMAEDRRARPRIAGRAPADAVEQLCLVNVLQQLEHLRAHGPVARALARGELELHGMYFHVGEAQAYLLAGSEEDGLFEGVMGKITEGAVAREAHSPTRENGTSTGALGQV, encoded by the coding sequence ATGTCAGCCTGCGCACCCCCGCACCCTCAGCACCCGCACCCTGAGCACCCGCATCCACCGCATGCCATGCCGCCCTGCCGCCGACCCCGCTTCCCCGTGGCGGGCGCCGACCTGTCCGCGTCCGTGGCGGTCTTCCTGATCGCCCTGCCCCTGTCCCTCGGTATCGCCCTGGCCACCGGCGCACCACTCCAGGCCGGTCTCGTCGCGGCCGCCGTGGGCGGACTCGTCGCCGGCCGGCTCGGCGGCTGCCCGCTCCAGGTCAGCGGTCCCGCCGCCGGGCTCACCCTGGTCACCGCCGACCTGATCCACCACTACGGCTGGCGGGCGACGTGCGGCATCACCGTCCTCGCCGGACTTGCCCAGCTCGGTCTCGGCTGTCTGCGGGTGGCGCGCGGCACGCTCGCGGTCAGCCCCGCCGTGGTGCACGGCATGCTCGCCGGGATCGGCATCACCATCGCCGTCGCCCAGCTGCACATCGTCCTCGGCGGCAGCCCGGACAGCTCCGTCCTCGCCAACCTGCGTGCTCTGCCCGCCCAGTTGGCCCGTCTGCATCCGGCCGCCGTCTCGATGAGCGCGCTGACGCTCGCCCTGCTGCTGGCCTGGCCCCGTCTGCCCGGCCACCCCGGCCGGCTGCTGCGGAGAGTGCCGGCCGCGCTGGCGGCCGTGACCGGGGCCACCACGACGGCGGCCCTCACCGGGCTGACCCTGCCCCGGGTCGAGCTGCCGTCCTGGCGCAGCCACGCCCTGGCCGGTCTGCCCGTGGGCCCGGCGCTCGGCCTCGCTGCCGCCGTGCTCACCACCACCCTGGTGTGCAGCGTGCAGTCGCTGCTGGGCGCGGTGGCCGTGGACAGGCTGGTCGCGGCCCGCCCCGGCCCCGTCTCCCTCGTGGGCCGCTCCGGCCTCGACCGGGAGCTGCTCGGCCAAGGTGCCGCCAACATCGTCTCCGGGGCGCTCGGCGGACTGCCGGTCGCCGGGGTGGCCGTGCGCAGCACCGCGAATGTGAACTCCGGTGCCCTGAGCCGGAACTCCACGATGCTGCACGGCGTTCTCGTAGTAGTTGCCGCGCTGCTGATGGTCCCGATCCTGGAGGAGATTCCGCTCCCCTCCCTCGCCGCCCTGGTGATGGCCGTCGGCATCCAGATGGTGTCCCTGCACCACATTCGCACGGTGACGCGCCACCGCGAAGTGCCGGTCTACGCCGTGACCACACTCGGCGTGGTGGTTCTCGGCGTCCTTGAGGGCGTGCTCCTCGGCGTCGCCGTGGCGGTCGCCGTCGCTCTGCACCGCCTTGCCCGCACCCGCATCACCCACGAAGAGAAGGAAGGAGTCCATCACGTACGGATCCGAGGTCAGTTGACGTTCCTCGCGGTGCCCCGGCTCAGCCGAGTTCTGCATCTCGTACCCCAAGGCGCCCACGCCGTCGTGGAGTTGGACGGGTCGTTCATGGACCACGCGGCGTACGAGTCGTTGCAGGACTGGACGTGCGCCCACACCGCGCGGGGCGGTACGGCCGAGCTGTCGGGCCGGCGCGGCGGAATCCGGACCGCCGGGCCACCACCGTCCGCCCGCTGCCGCTGCCGCTGCCGGCCCTGGACGCCCTGGCGCACTCACCGGTTCTGCTTCCCTGAAGCCGCCGCCGCTCCGGCGGGCCGGGACGCGGGGCGGGAACTCGCCTGCGGGATCGGCTCGTTCCAGCGCAACACCGCGCCGCTGGTGCGGGCGGAGCTGGCGCGGCTCGCCCGGGAGGGGCAGCGGCCCGCGCAGCTCTTCCTCACCTGTGCCGACTCCCGGCTCGTCACGTCGATGATCACCGCCAGTGGTCCCGGCGACCTGTTCGTCGTCCGCAACGTCGGCAACCTGGTGCCGGCGCCGGGCGAGGAACACGGCGACGACTCGGTGGCGGCCGCCGTCGAGTACGCCGTGGAGGTGCTCGGGGTGCGCTCCATCACCGTGTGCGGGCACTCGGGATGCGGGGCGATGCAGGCGCTGTTGACCGCGAGCGGGGCGGGCGGCACCACGGCGCTGCGGCGCTGGCTCCGGCACGGGCTGCCGAGTCTGGCGCGGATGGCCGAGGACCGCCGCGCCCGGCCCCGGATCGCCGGCCGGGCTCCTGCGGACGCGGTGGAGCAGCTGTGTCTGGTCAACGTGCTCCAGCAGCTGGAGCATCTGCGGGCGCACGGCCCGGTGGCCCGGGCGCTGGCTCGGGGTGAGCTGGAGTTGCACGGGATGTACTTCCACGTGGGTGAGGCGCAGGCGTATCTGCTGGCGGGGAGCGAGGAAGACGGGCTGTTCGAGGGCGTCATGGGAAAGATCACAGAAGGGGCGGTCGCAAGGGAGGCACACAGTCCGACGCGAGAGAACGGCACTTCGACAGGGGCACTTGGACAGGTCTAA
- a CDS encoding phage holin family protein gives MSAPDGSPVGAERSIGQLFASATTEMSALVHDEIALAKAQLKQDVKRGAVSGGAFTVAAAVLLFSLPMLNFALAYGIRTWSHWNLAICFVLSFAANVLVAILLGIIGVVFAKKAKRSQGPQKVAASVKETAGVLQNAKPHPRAELPEDRTPAAIEAVARSQS, from the coding sequence ATGAGCGCACCCGACGGCAGCCCGGTCGGCGCCGAACGCAGCATCGGCCAGCTGTTCGCCTCGGCGACGACCGAAATGTCGGCGCTGGTGCACGACGAGATCGCCCTGGCCAAGGCCCAGCTGAAGCAGGACGTGAAACGCGGCGCGGTCAGCGGCGGCGCCTTCACGGTAGCGGCCGCGGTGCTCCTCTTCTCCCTGCCGATGCTCAACTTCGCCCTCGCCTACGGCATCCGGACCTGGAGCCACTGGAACCTGGCGATCTGCTTCGTGCTGTCCTTCGCGGCCAACGTGCTCGTCGCCATCCTCCTCGGGATCATCGGCGTGGTCTTCGCGAAGAAGGCCAAGAGGAGCCAGGGCCCGCAGAAGGTGGCCGCGTCGGTGAAGGAGACGGCGGGCGTCCTGCAGAACGCCAAGCCGCACCCGCGCGCGGAGCTTCCCGAGGACCGGACCCCCGCGGCCATCGAGGCTGTGGCACGCTCACAGTCATGA
- a CDS encoding oxidoreductase: MSTTGANADPLAALGSLPGVAGSVESVRKAVDRVYGHRIMRRRSTEITAEAALRGARGSAALSGADWALEEVRRRTDFGADDESRVMGAALRLSAEAGQLLSIWRQSPLRVLARLHLVAAADTADEAGRPRQAGETVDEPLIELPLPDAQEVSGRLEGLADLIIAGTSAPALVTAAVVHGELLALRPFVSHNGLVARTAERIVLIDSGLDPKAICPAEVGHAELGRASYLAALDGYVSGTPEGMAAWIAHCGRAIELGARESTAVCEALQRGAA, encoded by the coding sequence ATGAGTACGACAGGCGCGAATGCCGACCCGCTCGCGGCCCTGGGCTCGCTGCCCGGTGTGGCCGGCTCTGTGGAGTCCGTGCGCAAGGCCGTGGACCGGGTCTACGGGCACCGGATCATGCGGCGCCGTAGCACCGAGATCACCGCCGAGGCGGCCCTGCGCGGCGCCCGCGGCTCCGCGGCGCTGTCCGGTGCCGACTGGGCCCTGGAGGAGGTCCGGCGGCGCACCGACTTCGGCGCCGACGACGAGTCGCGCGTCATGGGCGCCGCCCTCAGGCTCTCGGCGGAGGCGGGGCAGCTGCTGTCCATCTGGCGGCAGTCGCCTTTGCGGGTGCTGGCCCGACTGCACCTGGTCGCCGCGGCCGACACGGCGGACGAGGCCGGCAGGCCGCGCCAGGCCGGCGAGACGGTGGACGAGCCGCTGATCGAGCTGCCGCTGCCGGACGCCCAGGAGGTCTCCGGGCGGCTGGAGGGGCTCGCGGACCTGATCATCGCCGGGACGTCCGCGCCCGCGCTGGTGACGGCCGCCGTGGTGCACGGCGAACTGCTCGCGCTGCGGCCCTTCGTGTCCCACAACGGCCTGGTCGCGCGCACGGCCGAGCGGATCGTGCTGATCGACAGCGGCCTGGACCCGAAGGCGATCTGCCCGGCCGAGGTCGGCCATGCCGAGCTGGGCCGCGCCTCCTACCTGGCGGCGCTGGACGGATATGTCTCCGGTACCCCCGAGGGCATGGCGGCCTGGATCGCCCACTGCGGCAGGGCGATCGAACTTGGTGCGCGCGAGTCGACTGCTGTGTGCGAGGCGCTGCAGCGCGGTGCGGCCTGA
- the nhaA gene encoding Na+/H+ antiporter NhaA: MTAPRTPRKVLGRLSLPERAIVANALRTETVGGILLLLAAVAALIWANISALRHSYESVSDFHLGPGALGLNLSVAHWAADGLLAVFFFVAGIELKRELVAGDLRDPGAAVLPVVAALCGMAVPALVYTLTNLTGHGSTQGWAVPTATDIAFALAVLAVIGTSLPSSLRAFLLTLAVVDDLFAILIIAIFFTDRLNFGALGGAVAGLVVFWLLLRKGVRGWYVYVPLALVIWALMYNSGVHATIAGVAMGLMLRCTTREGEQHSPGEHIEHLVRPLSAGLAVPLFALFSAGVKISGGALGDVFTKPETLGVVLGLVVGKALGIFGGTWLTVRFTRASLSEDLAWADVFAVASLAGIGFTVSLLIGELAFAGDAVLTDEVKAAVLAGSLIAAVCATVLLKIRNAKYRRLCAEEDRDDDLDGIPDIYEQDDPAYHLRMAEIHERKAAEHRRIAAERAAAARHGLAEVPGGAGEEGDRPA; the protein is encoded by the coding sequence ATGACCGCGCCCCGCACCCCCCGCAAGGTCCTCGGGCGCCTCTCCCTGCCCGAGCGCGCCATCGTCGCGAACGCGCTGCGCACCGAGACCGTCGGCGGCATCCTGCTCCTCCTCGCCGCCGTAGCGGCGCTGATCTGGGCAAACATCTCCGCCCTGCGGCACAGCTACGAGTCGGTCAGCGACTTCCACCTGGGCCCAGGCGCACTCGGCCTGAACCTCTCGGTCGCCCACTGGGCCGCCGACGGCCTGCTCGCGGTGTTCTTCTTCGTCGCCGGCATCGAGCTGAAGCGTGAGCTGGTCGCCGGAGACCTGCGCGACCCCGGGGCGGCCGTACTGCCCGTGGTGGCCGCGCTGTGCGGCATGGCCGTACCGGCGCTCGTGTACACCCTCACCAACCTCACCGGGCACGGCTCGACGCAGGGCTGGGCGGTGCCCACCGCCACCGACATCGCCTTCGCGCTCGCCGTCCTCGCGGTCATCGGCACCTCCCTGCCCAGCTCGCTGCGCGCCTTTCTGCTCACCCTCGCGGTCGTCGACGACCTCTTCGCGATCCTGATCATCGCGATCTTCTTCACCGACCGGCTGAACTTCGGCGCGCTCGGCGGTGCCGTCGCCGGACTGGTGGTCTTCTGGCTGCTGCTGCGCAAGGGCGTGCGCGGCTGGTACGTGTACGTACCACTGGCCCTGGTGATCTGGGCGCTGATGTACAACAGCGGCGTGCATGCCACCATCGCCGGCGTGGCGATGGGCCTGATGCTGCGCTGCACCACCCGGGAGGGTGAGCAGCACTCACCGGGCGAGCACATCGAGCACCTGGTGCGGCCCCTGTCCGCCGGGCTCGCCGTGCCCCTGTTCGCGCTGTTCAGCGCCGGGGTGAAGATCTCCGGCGGCGCGCTCGGGGACGTGTTCACCAAGCCGGAGACGCTCGGTGTGGTGCTGGGGCTCGTCGTCGGCAAGGCGCTCGGCATCTTCGGCGGCACCTGGCTCACCGTCCGCTTCACCCGCGCCTCCCTCAGCGAGGACCTCGCCTGGGCCGACGTCTTCGCGGTGGCCTCCCTCGCCGGCATCGGCTTCACCGTCTCCCTGCTCATCGGCGAACTCGCCTTCGCCGGCGACGCCGTCCTCACCGACGAGGTCAAGGCCGCCGTCCTCGCCGGATCACTGATCGCCGCGGTGTGCGCGACGGTGCTGCTGAAGATACGCAACGCCAAGTACCGCAGGCTCTGCGCGGAGGAGGACCGCGACGACGACCTCGACGGCATCCCGGACATCTACGAGCAGGACGACCCGGCCTATCACCTGCGCATGGCCGAGATCCATGAGCGCAAGGCCGCCGAACACCGGAGGATCGCGGCCGAGCGGGCGGCCGCGGCGCGCCACGGGCTTGCGGAAGTACCGGGCGGGGCAGGCGAGGAGGGCGACCGTCCGGCATGA